Proteins encoded by one window of SAR202 cluster bacterium:
- a CDS encoding ABC transporter ATP-binding protein gives MFIKGRTPVRLESKRGIRIEDDTVGAKIVDRKIILRMGKYFKPHSKQVLLILIGMIVYTATVVAMPKLIEIVINDYITTQDMSGLYWAVAAFVGIAAVQMVSEMFHRRLMNRVGQDILMEMRVDLFNHLQKLSMSYFDRNEVGKVMSRVQNDVRQLQELLAIAVVTLADVFSLAGIVAIMLYTNAKLSVLTFLVIPPLAALMVSWQRFARRAYMRVRLAAADVNSDLQENISGIRVVQSLNRESANFRRFGEANRENFRANMYAQMYAAMISPAIEILAAISLATVIVIGGSLAISGTVEVGVIVAFALYIQRFFGPVQSLSGQYASLQRAMVAGERIFELLDTKPDVMEKPGALELPKVRGEIVYDHVEFHYTPDRPVLRGINLHIPAGYTVALVGPTGAGKTSIMSLLMRLYDVTKGRITIDGHDVRDVSLDSLAHQMSVVPQEPYLFSGSTLKENIRYCRTYVTDEDIVRSAKAVGAHDFIMKLEKGYDTPLQERGGNLSTGQRQLISFARAIAANPQILLLDEATANIDTQSEVMIQKALDEMLKDRTAVIIAHRLSTIRHADLILVLERGQIVERGKHDELIAKGGLYAKLSSYNMIGDEIEPSADGSENGNRGHT, from the coding sequence ATGTTCATCAAAGGGCGGACCCCCGTCCGTCTCGAATCAAAGCGGGGCATCAGGATCGAGGACGATACGGTCGGCGCAAAGATCGTCGACCGCAAGATCATCCTTCGCATGGGCAAGTACTTCAAGCCCCATTCGAAGCAGGTCTTGCTCATCCTCATCGGCATGATCGTCTACACGGCGACCGTCGTGGCCATGCCGAAGCTGATCGAGATCGTCATCAACGACTACATCACCACGCAGGACATGTCCGGCCTCTACTGGGCAGTCGCCGCGTTCGTGGGAATTGCCGCGGTCCAGATGGTCTCCGAAATGTTCCACCGCCGGCTGATGAACCGCGTCGGCCAGGACATCCTGATGGAGATGCGGGTGGACCTGTTCAACCACCTGCAGAAGCTCTCGATGTCTTACTTCGACAGGAACGAGGTCGGCAAGGTGATGTCGCGCGTGCAGAACGACGTGCGGCAGCTCCAGGAGCTCCTTGCGATCGCCGTCGTGACCCTCGCTGACGTGTTCAGCCTTGCCGGCATCGTCGCGATCATGCTCTACACAAACGCGAAGTTGTCCGTTCTGACGTTCCTGGTCATCCCGCCGCTCGCGGCTCTCATGGTATCGTGGCAGCGATTCGCCCGCCGGGCATACATGCGCGTGCGGCTGGCCGCTGCGGACGTCAACTCCGACCTGCAAGAGAACATTTCGGGCATCCGTGTAGTGCAAAGCCTCAACCGAGAGTCCGCGAACTTCCGCAGGTTCGGCGAGGCCAACCGCGAGAACTTCCGCGCCAACATGTACGCGCAGATGTATGCCGCGATGATCTCTCCGGCAATCGAAATACTCGCAGCCATATCGCTTGCAACGGTTATCGTAATCGGCGGCAGCCTGGCGATCAGCGGGACGGTAGAGGTCGGCGTCATCGTCGCGTTCGCCCTGTACATCCAGCGCTTCTTCGGCCCGGTGCAGAGCCTGTCCGGCCAGTACGCATCACTCCAGCGCGCAATGGTGGCCGGGGAGCGCATCTTCGAGCTCCTGGACACGAAGCCGGACGTAATGGAAAAGCCGGGCGCCCTGGAGCTTCCCAAGGTTAGGGGCGAGATTGTCTACGATCACGTAGAGTTCCACTACACACCGGACAGGCCTGTGCTGCGTGGCATAAACCTGCATATTCCTGCCGGGTACACCGTTGCGCTGGTCGGTCCTACAGGGGCGGGAAAGACAAGTATTATGTCGCTCCTGATGCGCCTTTATGACGTAACGAAGGGCCGCATCACGATCGACGGGCATGACGTACGCGACGTTTCGCTGGACAGCCTGGCGCACCAGATGAGCGTGGTGCCCCAGGAGCCGTATCTCTTCTCCGGGTCCACTCTCAAGGAGAACATCAGGTACTGCAGGACGTATGTAACGGACGAGGATATTGTTCGCTCCGCAAAGGCGGTTGGGGCGCACGATTTCATAATGAAGTTGGAGAAGGGCTACGACACGCCTCTGCAGGAGCGCGGCGGCAACCTGAGCACGGGCCAGCGCCAGCTAATCAGCTTCGCCCGCGCAATCGCAGCCAATCCGCAGATCCTGCTGCTGGACGAAGCGACGGCGAATATAGACACGCAGTCTGAGGTAATGATCCAGAAGGCCCTGGACGAGATGCTCAAGGACCGCACGGCTGTTATCATTGCTCACCGCCTGTCGACGATTCGCCATGCAGACCTGATCCTGGTCCTGGAACGCGGTCAGATTGTGGAGCGCGGCAAGCACGATGAGCTTATTGCGAAAGGCGGCCTCTACGCGAAGCTCAGCT